A genomic region of Xanthomonas fragariae contains the following coding sequences:
- the rlmN gene encoding 23S rRNA (adenine(2503)-C(2))-methyltransferase RlmN, with the protein MNEVVIPSVLQDVPVRTPELRKQNLLDLDREGLERFFAETLGEARYRAHQVMKWIHHRYVTDFDQMTDLGKALRAKLHRHAEVLVPNIVFDKPSTDGTHKWLLAMGTDGKNAIETVYIPDKGRGTLCVSSQVGCGLNCTFCSTATQGFNRNLTTAEIVGQVWAAARHLGNVPHQQRRLTNVVMMGMGEPLMNFDNVVRAMSVMRDDLGYGLASKRVTLSTSGLVPMIDRLSTESDVSLAVSLHAADDTLRESLVPLNKKYPIAELMESCARYLRGSKKRDSVTFEYTLMKGINDQPEHARQLARLMRQFDNAVQSKDAGKVNLIPFNPFPGTRYERSGEAQIRAFQKILLDAQVLTMVRRTRGDDIDAACGQLKGQVMDRTRRQAEFRRILEGQADRDAAA; encoded by the coding sequence GTGAATGAGGTCGTGATCCCCTCCGTGTTGCAGGACGTTCCCGTCCGCACCCCGGAACTGCGCAAGCAGAACCTGCTCGACCTCGATCGCGAGGGACTGGAGCGCTTTTTCGCCGAGACGCTCGGCGAGGCGCGTTACCGTGCACATCAGGTGATGAAGTGGATTCACCATCGCTACGTCACCGATTTCGACCAGATGACCGATCTCGGCAAGGCGCTGCGCGCGAAGTTGCACCGGCACGCCGAGGTTCTCGTCCCGAACATCGTGTTCGACAAACCTTCCACTGACGGCACCCACAAGTGGCTACTTGCCATGGGCACCGACGGCAAGAATGCGATCGAGACGGTATACATCCCCGATAAGGGGCGCGGTACGTTGTGCGTGTCCTCTCAGGTCGGCTGCGGCTTGAACTGTACCTTCTGTTCGACCGCTACCCAGGGCTTCAACCGTAACCTCACCACGGCCGAGATCGTCGGGCAGGTGTGGGCGGCGGCGCGCCATCTGGGCAACGTACCGCACCAGCAGCGCCGTCTTACCAACGTGGTGATGATGGGCATGGGCGAGCCGTTGATGAATTTCGACAACGTCGTGCGCGCGATGAGCGTAATGCGCGACGATCTGGGCTACGGCTTGGCCAGCAAGCGGGTCACGCTGTCGACCTCGGGTCTGGTGCCGATGATTGACAGGTTGTCGACCGAAAGCGATGTCTCGCTGGCGGTCTCGCTGCATGCTGCCGACGACACGCTACGCGAGAGCCTGGTGCCGTTAAACAAGAAATATCCGATTGCGGAGTTGATGGAATCGTGTGCGCGCTATTTGCGCGGCAGCAAGAAGCGCGATTCGGTGACCTTCGAATACACCTTGATGAAAGGAATCAACGACCAGCCGGAGCATGCGCGCCAGCTGGCCAGATTGATGCGTCAGTTTGACAATGCGGTGCAGTCCAAGGACGCTGGCAAGGTCAATCTGATTCCGTTCAATCCGTTCCCGGGTACGCGCTACGAGCGCTCGGGCGAGGCACAGATTCGCGCATTCCAGAAGATCCTGCTCGACGCGCAGGTGCTGACGATGGTTCGCCGCACCCGTGGCGACGACATCGATGCAGCGTGCGGGCAGCTTAAAGGGCAGGTCATGGACCGTACCCGTCGCCAGGCGGAGTTCCGCCGCATATTGGAAGGGCAGGCCGATCGAGATGCGGCAGCGTGA
- the ndk gene encoding nucleoside-diphosphate kinase, with amino-acid sequence MALERTLSIIKPDAVAKNVIGEIYSRFEKAGLKVVAAKYKQLSRREAEGFYAVHRERPFFNALVEFMISGPVMIQALEGENAVAAHRDLLGATNPKDAAPGTIRADFADSIDANAAHGSDSVENAANEVAYFFAATEVVSR; translated from the coding sequence ATGGCGCTGGAGCGCACCTTATCCATCATCAAGCCTGACGCCGTCGCCAAGAACGTCATCGGTGAAATTTACAGCCGCTTTGAGAAGGCTGGCCTGAAGGTTGTGGCCGCCAAATACAAGCAGCTGTCGCGTCGCGAAGCTGAAGGTTTCTATGCGGTGCACCGCGAGCGTCCGTTCTTCAACGCGCTGGTCGAGTTCATGATCTCCGGCCCGGTGATGATCCAGGCGCTTGAAGGCGAGAATGCCGTAGCCGCACATCGTGACCTGCTCGGCGCGACCAATCCCAAGGACGCTGCGCCGGGCACCATCCGCGCCGACTTCGCCGATTCGATCGATGCCAATGCCGCGCACGGGTCGGATTCGGTCGAGAATGCTGCCAACGAAGTCGCCTATTTTTTTGCCGCGACCGAAGTGGTATCGCGCTGA
- a CDS encoding TetR/AcrR family transcriptional regulator, protein MPKPAHFSTKYRILGAAEELFAQHGFAGTSLRQLTTQADVNIAAVNYHFGSKENLVNEVFRRRMDEMTAARLQQLEVAKKSQPGELTAVLAAFVEPALAMAQDRQSGGAFVRVIARAYAEKNDNLRKFMSDHYGHVLREFGKAIAACVPGLSKEELYWRLDFLAGALTYAMADFGLIKRPAGVSEADHRAHAARELIRFAEPGFHTHSTP, encoded by the coding sequence ATGCCCAAGCCCGCTCACTTCTCCACCAAGTACCGCATCCTCGGCGCGGCCGAGGAGCTGTTCGCCCAGCACGGGTTCGCTGGGACTTCGCTGCGTCAATTGACCACCCAGGCCGATGTCAACATCGCTGCAGTCAACTATCACTTCGGCTCCAAGGAAAATCTGGTCAACGAAGTGTTCCGCCGCCGCATGGACGAAATGACCGCCGCACGTCTGCAGCAGCTGGAGGTGGCAAAGAAGTCGCAGCCGGGTGAGCTCACTGCCGTGCTCGCTGCATTCGTCGAGCCGGCCCTGGCGATGGCGCAAGACCGACAGAGCGGCGGCGCCTTCGTGCGCGTGATCGCACGTGCCTACGCCGAAAAGAACGACAACCTGCGCAAGTTTATGTCCGACCACTACGGACATGTGCTACGCGAATTCGGCAAGGCCATCGCCGCCTGCGTGCCGGGCCTGAGCAAGGAAGAGCTTTACTGGCGCCTAGACTTTCTGGCCGGCGCGCTGACCTATGCCATGGCCGATTTCGGCCTCATCAAGCGCCCTGCGGGCGTCAGCGAGGCCGACCACCGCGCGCATGCCGCGCGCGAACTGATTCGTTTTGCAGAACCCGGTTTCCATACCCATTCCACACCGTAG
- a CDS encoding 3-hydroxyacyl-CoA dehydrogenase/enoyl-CoA hydratase family protein — MSNPLLVRRAAVLGAGVMGAQIAAHLTNAGVDTVLFDLPAKEGHAEGVVLNAIANLGKLRPAPLASKALAEAITPANYQSGLEQLRDCDLIIEAIAERMDWKQDLYKKIAPFVADHAVLASNTSGLGINKLSDVLPEQLRHRFCGVHFFNPPRYMHLAELIPAKGTDKAVLGGLESFLVTTLGKGVVYAKDTPNFIGNRIGVFSILSTIHHTAEFGLGFDEVDALTGPLVGRPKSATYRTSDVVGLDTMAHVIKTMGDTLPNDPWHQHFKSPKWLDALIAKGALGQKVGAGIFRKDGKDIVVLDLQKQDYRNADRSAAPDVVEILEIKTPAEKFAKLRESQHPQAQFLWATFRDLFHYSAFHLADIAETARDVDLAIRWGYGWSLGPFETWQAAGWKQVAQWIAEDISSGKSMSSTPLPNWVFDGRDGVHAAEGSYSPARDAQLPRSALPVYKRQRFPDPLLGEQFSAGETVFDNDGVRMWHDGDDIAVVSFKTKMNTVSDHVLNGLQEVIGRAEKDFAGLVIWQQKEPFSAGADLAGALGLLQAGKVDAFDAMVANFQATSQRIKYAQVPVISAVRGLALGGGCEFQMHSAKAVASLESYIGLVEAGVGLLPAGGGLKEIAVRASHAAGAGGDVFAELKKTFETVAMAKVSNSAVNAQELGLLRATDKIVFNSFEALHIAKAEARARAEGGYRAPLPARRIQVAGNVGIATFKMLLVNMLEGRFISEYDYEIATRIATVMCGGEVDRGALVDEEWLLKLERTHFVELAQQEKTQARIGHMLKTGKPLRN, encoded by the coding sequence ATGTCCAATCCGTTGCTAGTCCGTCGTGCCGCCGTGCTCGGTGCCGGCGTCATGGGTGCGCAGATCGCCGCGCACCTCACCAATGCTGGTGTCGACACCGTGCTGTTCGACTTGCCTGCCAAGGAAGGTCATGCCGAAGGTGTCGTGCTCAATGCCATCGCCAACCTCGGCAAGCTCCGCCCTGCCCCGCTCGCCAGCAAGGCGTTGGCCGAGGCGATCACGCCGGCCAATTACCAGAGCGGTCTGGAACAACTGCGCGACTGCGATCTGATCATCGAGGCGATCGCCGAGCGCATGGACTGGAAGCAGGACCTGTACAAGAAGATCGCTCCGTTCGTGGCCGATCATGCCGTGCTGGCATCGAACACCTCGGGCTTGGGCATCAACAAGCTCTCCGACGTGCTGCCCGAGCAATTGCGCCACCGTTTCTGCGGTGTGCATTTCTTCAATCCGCCGCGCTATATGCACCTGGCCGAGCTGATCCCGGCCAAGGGCACTGACAAGGCCGTGTTGGGGGGCCTGGAGAGCTTCCTGGTCACCACGCTCGGCAAGGGCGTCGTGTATGCGAAGGACACGCCGAACTTCATCGGCAATCGTATCGGCGTGTTCTCGATCCTGTCCACCATCCATCACACCGCCGAGTTCGGTTTGGGCTTCGATGAAGTCGATGCGCTGACCGGCCCGCTGGTTGGGCGCCCGAAGTCGGCAACCTACCGTACTTCGGACGTGGTCGGCCTGGACACCATGGCGCACGTGATCAAGACCATGGGCGACACCCTGCCCAACGATCCGTGGCACCAGCATTTCAAATCGCCGAAGTGGCTGGACGCGCTGATCGCCAAGGGCGCGCTAGGCCAGAAGGTCGGCGCCGGTATCTTCCGCAAGGACGGCAAGGACATCGTGGTGCTGGATCTGCAAAAGCAGGATTACAGAAACGCCGATCGCAGCGCTGCGCCGGACGTGGTCGAAATCCTCGAGATCAAGACCCCGGCCGAAAAGTTCGCCAAGCTGCGCGAAAGCCAGCATCCGCAGGCACAGTTCCTATGGGCCACATTTCGCGACCTGTTCCACTATAGCGCCTTCCATCTGGCCGATATCGCAGAAACTGCGCGCGACGTTGACCTGGCGATTCGCTGGGGTTACGGCTGGTCGCTGGGCCCGTTCGAAACCTGGCAGGCCGCAGGCTGGAAGCAGGTTGCTCAGTGGATTGCCGAGGATATTTCCAGCGGCAAGAGCATGAGCAGCACGCCGTTGCCTAACTGGGTGTTCGACGGCCGCGATGGCGTGCACGCCGCCGAAGGCTCTTACAGCCCCGCGCGTGATGCCCAGCTGCCGCGCTCGGCGCTGCCGGTGTACAAGCGCCAGCGCTTCCCCGATCCGTTGTTGGGCGAGCAGTTCTCGGCGGGCGAGACCGTATTCGACAACGATGGCGTGCGCATGTGGCACGACGGCGACGACATCGCGGTGGTCAGCTTCAAGACCAAGATGAACACCGTCTCCGATCACGTGCTCAATGGCTTGCAGGAAGTCATCGGACGGGCCGAGAAAGACTTCGCCGGGCTTGTGATCTGGCAGCAGAAGGAGCCGTTCTCCGCCGGCGCCGATCTGGCCGGCGCGCTGGGTCTGCTGCAGGCCGGCAAGGTCGATGCATTCGATGCCATGGTCGCCAACTTCCAGGCCACCAGTCAGCGCATCAAGTATGCGCAGGTGCCGGTGATTTCGGCAGTGCGCGGCCTGGCACTGGGTGGCGGCTGCGAGTTCCAGATGCACAGTGCCAAGGCTGTGGCATCGCTGGAAAGCTATATCGGACTGGTGGAAGCCGGCGTCGGTCTGTTGCCGGCAGGTGGCGGTTTGAAAGAAATCGCGGTGCGTGCCTCCCACGCCGCTGGCGCTGGCGGCGATGTGTTCGCCGAACTGAAGAAGACCTTCGAGACCGTGGCGATGGCCAAGGTGTCCAACTCGGCAGTCAACGCCCAGGAACTGGGCCTGTTGCGCGCGACCGACAAAATCGTGTTCAACAGCTTCGAAGCGTTGCATATCGCCAAGGCCGAAGCGCGCGCACGAGCCGAAGGCGGCTACCGCGCACCGCTGCCAGCACGCCGCATACAGGTCGCCGGCAATGTCGGTATCGCCACCTTCAAGATGCTGCTGGTCAACATGCTGGAAGGCCGTTTCATCAGCGAATACGACTATGAAATCGCCACCCGCATTGCAACGGTCATGTGCGGCGGTGAAGTCGATCGCGGCGCACTGGTCGACGAAGAATGGCTGCTCAAGCTGGAGCGCACGCACTTCGTCGAACTGGCCCAGCAAGAAAAGACCCAGGCACGGATTGGGCACATGCTCAAGACGGGCAAGCCGTTGAGGAACTGA
- a CDS encoding acetyl-CoA C-acyltransferase translates to MSKQIQEAYIVAATRTPVGKAPKGVFRNTRPDDMLAHVLRAVVAQAPGIDLSRIDDAIIGCAMPEAEQGMNVARIGVLLAGLPITVAGQTINRFCSSGIQAVAMAADQIRLGNANLMLAGGTESMSMVPMMGNKVAMSPSVFADDHVAIAYGMGITAEKVAEEWKVSREDQDAFALASHEKAIAAIAAGEFRDEITPYEILSHHPDLAGNVIALRKRLVYTDEGPRPDSSIEGLAKLRPVFRNGQFGGSVTAGNSSQMSDGAGAVLLASEQAIKDYGLTPLARFVSFSVAGVRPAVMGIGPVAAIPKALKQAGLSKDQLDWIELNEAFAAQALAVIRDSELDPSKVNPLGGAIALGHPLGATGAIRAATLVHGLRRRQHRYGMVTMCIGTGMGAAGIIEAL, encoded by the coding sequence ATGAGCAAGCAGATTCAAGAAGCCTACATCGTTGCCGCCACCCGCACCCCAGTCGGCAAGGCGCCGAAGGGCGTGTTCCGCAATACCCGTCCAGATGACATGCTGGCGCACGTGCTGCGTGCGGTGGTTGCACAGGCGCCGGGCATCGATTTGTCGCGGATCGACGACGCCATTATCGGTTGCGCGATGCCAGAGGCCGAGCAAGGCATGAACGTGGCGCGCATCGGCGTGCTGCTGGCTGGCCTGCCGATTACCGTAGCCGGTCAGACCATCAACCGTTTCTGTTCGTCCGGCATCCAGGCCGTGGCGATGGCCGCCGACCAGATCCGTCTTGGCAACGCCAACCTGATGCTGGCCGGCGGTACCGAGTCGATGTCGATGGTGCCGATGATGGGCAACAAGGTCGCCATGTCACCGAGCGTGTTTGCCGACGACCATGTCGCCATTGCATACGGCATGGGCATCACCGCCGAGAAGGTCGCCGAGGAATGGAAGGTCTCGCGCGAGGATCAAGACGCGTTTGCCCTTGCCTCGCATGAGAAAGCGATTGCCGCCATTGCTGCCGGCGAGTTCCGCGACGAGATCACCCCGTACGAGATTCTGTCGCACCATCCCGACTTGGCCGGCAATGTGATTGCGTTGCGCAAGCGTCTGGTCTATACCGACGAGGGGCCGCGCCCGGATAGCTCGATCGAAGGCTTGGCCAAGCTGCGCCCAGTGTTCCGCAACGGACAGTTCGGCGGCAGCGTCACCGCCGGCAATTCCTCGCAGATGAGCGATGGCGCCGGTGCAGTGCTATTGGCCTCCGAGCAGGCGATCAAGGACTACGGCCTGACCCCGCTTGCGCGCTTCGTCAGCTTCTCGGTAGCAGGCGTGCGCCCGGCAGTGATGGGCATCGGCCCGGTCGCGGCGATTCCCAAAGCGCTCAAGCAGGCCGGTCTGAGCAAGGACCAGCTCGACTGGATCGAGCTCAACGAAGCATTTGCCGCGCAGGCATTGGCAGTGATCCGCGACAGCGAATTGGATCCGTCCAAGGTCAACCCACTCGGCGGCGCAATCGCACTCGGTCACCCGCTGGGTGCTACCGGCGCGATCCGTGCTGCCACGCTGGTGCACGGCCTGCGTCGTCGTCAGCATAGGTACGGCATGGTCACCATGTGCATCGGCACCGGTATGGGCGCGGCGGGCATTATCGAAGCACTGTAA
- a CDS encoding voltage-gated chloride channel family protein, translating into MSRFRPFEHLDLFSHLAKWLVIASVAAVLAGTASAFLLLALDWATSWRLAHPRAIWLLPLAGFAVGLVYYLLGKQVDAGNNLVIEEIHDPKKLVPLRLAPLVLGGTVISHMFGASVGREGTAVQMGAALADQLTRLLRLCNEDRRIVLMAGISAGFASVFGTPLAGAIFGLEVLAIGRLRYNALLPCAVAAIVADQVCLAWGIHHTQYAIGPIVPVGISSVLAVLAAGMLFGLVGMLFATVTHRLGSLSKSAIGYAPLRPLLGGCVIALAVWLLGTQRYIGLGIPEIVRAFHEPTAPWDFLGKLCFTTVSLGAGFKGGEVTPLFYIGATLGNALAPLLHLPFPMLAGIGFVAVFAGASNTPIASTLMAIELFGADIAPLAALGCITAYLFSGHTGIYHAQRIGHGKHRST; encoded by the coding sequence ATGTCACGATTTCGGCCCTTTGAACATCTCGACCTTTTCTCCCATCTTGCCAAGTGGCTGGTGATTGCCAGCGTGGCCGCCGTACTGGCCGGCACTGCTTCTGCATTTCTCTTGTTGGCCCTGGATTGGGCCACCAGCTGGCGCCTGGCGCATCCGCGCGCGATCTGGCTGCTGCCGCTGGCCGGCTTTGCAGTCGGCCTGGTGTATTACCTGCTGGGCAAACAGGTGGACGCCGGCAACAACTTGGTCATCGAAGAAATCCACGACCCCAAGAAGCTGGTGCCGCTGCGCCTGGCGCCGCTGGTGCTGGGGGGCACGGTGATCTCCCATATGTTCGGCGCCTCGGTCGGACGCGAGGGCACCGCCGTGCAGATGGGCGCCGCGCTTGCCGACCAACTCACGCGGCTGCTGCGCTTGTGCAACGAAGACCGGCGCATTGTGCTGATGGCAGGCATCAGTGCCGGCTTCGCCTCAGTGTTCGGCACTCCGTTAGCCGGCGCAATCTTCGGGCTGGAGGTACTGGCCATCGGTCGATTGCGCTACAACGCGCTGCTGCCGTGCGCGGTGGCCGCCATCGTGGCCGATCAGGTCTGTTTGGCCTGGGGCATTCACCACACCCAGTATGCAATCGGCCCCATCGTTCCGGTCGGGATCAGCAGCGTGCTGGCCGTGCTGGCGGCCGGCATGCTGTTTGGTCTGGTCGGCATGCTGTTTGCCACCGTCACGCATCGCCTGGGCAGCTTGAGCAAAAGCGCCATCGGCTACGCTCCACTGCGTCCGTTGCTCGGGGGATGCGTCATCGCGCTGGCGGTGTGGCTGCTCGGCACGCAGCGCTACATCGGTTTGGGAATTCCGGAGATCGTCCGCGCCTTCCACGAGCCGACGGCGCCATGGGATTTTCTGGGCAAGCTGTGCTTTACGACAGTCTCACTGGGGGCCGGTTTCAAGGGCGGCGAGGTTACGCCGCTGTTCTACATCGGTGCCACGCTTGGTAACGCGCTTGCACCGCTGCTGCACCTGCCCTTTCCGATGCTAGCCGGGATCGGCTTCGTGGCGGTATTCGCCGGCGCATCCAACACCCCGATCGCGTCCACGCTCATGGCGATCGAACTGTTCGGTGCCGATATCGCACCGCTCGCCGCACTCGGTTGCATCACCGCCTATCTGTTTTCAGGCCATACCGGGATCTACCACGCACAGCGCATCGGTCACGGCAAGCACCGATCGACGTAG
- a CDS encoding IS5 family transposase, protein MRTRRPAAEDRPADELFRSRLENLRHPLARLSQQMPWTALEQALSSRLPATQAGGGRPALPVRLIAGLLYLKHAYDLSDEAVCERWLENPYWQFFTGEVVFQTRLPCDASSLTRWRQRLGEAGMEELLAHTINAAHAMQAVDARELSRVIVDTTVQEKAIAYPTDSRLLEVARKKLVLLAKRHGIGLRQSYARQGPALSRKAGRYAHARQFKRMQRVLRRQRTVLGRVLRDIERKLDQVEPGVRERIAVWLERAQRLYTQRPKDKQKLYALHAPEVECIGKGKARQAYEFGVKVGIAVTACKGLVVGARSFPGNPYDGDTLAEQLEQTRGLLQDVSVEPTVAIVDLGDRGREVDGVQVLHRGKAKTLTRRQWRWIKRRQAVEPVIGHLKDDCRLRRCRLKGAQGDALHVLGCAAGYNLRWLLRWIAFLRAWMRAMGWSSLSTVPLSPTALGA, encoded by the coding sequence ATGCGTACACGCCGTCCTGCTGCCGAAGACAGACCCGCCGACGAGTTGTTTCGTTCGCGGCTGGAGAACCTGCGTCATCCGCTGGCGCGGCTGAGCCAACAGATGCCGTGGACGGCGTTGGAACAAGCACTTTCATCGCGCTTGCCGGCCACCCAGGCCGGTGGCGGTCGGCCGGCATTGCCGGTGCGGCTGATTGCCGGTTTGCTCTACCTCAAACACGCCTACGACCTGTCCGATGAAGCGGTGTGCGAGCGCTGGCTGGAGAATCCGTACTGGCAGTTCTTCACCGGTGAGGTCGTGTTCCAGACGCGCTTGCCGTGCGATGCCAGCTCGCTGACGCGCTGGCGGCAGCGCCTGGGTGAGGCCGGGATGGAAGAGCTGCTGGCGCACACCATCAACGCCGCACATGCCATGCAGGCGGTGGACGCACGCGAGTTGTCGCGGGTGATCGTGGACACCACGGTGCAAGAGAAGGCGATCGCCTATCCGACCGACAGCCGTTTGCTGGAGGTGGCCCGCAAGAAGCTGGTGTTACTGGCCAAGCGGCACGGCATCGGATTGCGGCAGAGCTACGCGCGGCAAGGCCCGGCCCTGAGCCGCAAGGCAGGTCGGTATGCGCATGCGCGCCAGTTCAAGCGCATGCAGCGCGTGCTGCGACGTCAACGCACGGTATTGGGGCGGGTGTTGCGCGATATCGAGCGCAAGCTGGACCAGGTGGAACCCGGCGTGCGCGAGCGCATCGCTGTCTGGCTGGAACGTGCGCAACGGCTGTACACGCAGCGTCCGAAGGACAAACAAAAACTCTACGCATTGCATGCCCCGGAAGTGGAATGCATCGGCAAGGGCAAGGCGCGTCAAGCGTACGAATTCGGCGTCAAGGTCGGCATTGCGGTCACCGCCTGCAAGGGATTGGTCGTGGGTGCGCGCAGCTTCCCGGGCAACCCGTACGACGGCGATACCTTGGCCGAGCAGCTGGAGCAGACACGCGGGTTGCTGCAGGATGTGAGCGTAGAACCGACGGTGGCGATCGTGGACCTGGGCGATCGCGGGCGCGAAGTCGATGGCGTGCAGGTCCTGCATCGCGGCAAGGCCAAGACGCTGACGCGACGGCAATGGCGCTGGATCAAGCGACGGCAGGCGGTGGAGCCGGTGATCGGACATCTGAAAGACGACTGCCGGTTGCGTCGCTGCAGGCTGAAAGGTGCCCAAGGCGATGCGCTGCACGTGCTCGGCTGCGCCGCTGGCTACAACCTGCGCTGGCTGCTGCGCTGGATCGCGTTTTTGCGTGCCTGGATGCGGGCGATGGGATGGTCATCCTTGAGTACCGTGCCGCTGTCACCGACGGCACTTGGCGCTTGA
- a CDS encoding replication-associated recombination protein A: protein MRPRTLDEMVGQKRLLAPDSALRRAVESGRVHSMILWGPPGCGKTTLALLLAHYADADFKAISAVLSGLPEVRQVLAEAAQRFASGRRTVLFVDEVHRFNKAQQDAFLPHIERGTILFVGATTENPSFELNSALLSRCRVHVLEGVSPQDIVEALQRALHDSEYGLGQETIQVTDASLLEIASAADGDVRRALTLLEIAAELATGEGGEITPQTLLQVLADRTRRFDKNGEQFYDQISALHKSVRSSNPDAALYWLTRMLDGGCDPAYLARRLTRMAIEDIGLADPRAQSMALEAWDIYERLGSPEGELAFAQLVLYLASTAKSNAGYVAFNQAKAEVRATGTQEVPLHLRNAPTKLMKTLNYGQDYQYDHDAERGIALDQTGFPNAMGERVYYNPVPRGLEIKLKEKLDRLRQAREQARAEKHGSKSQA from the coding sequence ATGCGGCCGCGCACCCTCGACGAAATGGTCGGGCAAAAACGTCTGCTCGCGCCCGACAGCGCTTTGCGACGCGCGGTTGAATCCGGCCGCGTGCACTCGATGATTCTCTGGGGACCGCCCGGCTGCGGCAAGACCACGCTTGCGCTGTTGCTGGCGCATTACGCCGATGCCGACTTCAAAGCGATTTCGGCGGTGTTGTCGGGCTTGCCGGAGGTGCGTCAGGTGCTGGCCGAAGCCGCGCAGCGCTTCGCCAGCGGGCGCCGTACGGTGTTGTTCGTCGATGAGGTGCATCGCTTCAACAAGGCACAGCAGGATGCGTTTCTGCCGCATATCGAGCGCGGCACGATTCTGTTCGTCGGCGCGACTACCGAAAATCCGTCCTTCGAATTGAACTCTGCGTTGCTCTCGCGTTGTCGTGTACACGTGCTGGAAGGCGTCTCGCCGCAGGATATCGTCGAAGCATTGCAGCGGGCCTTGCATGATTCGGAGTACGGGCTGGGGCAGGAGACAATTCAGGTCACTGACGCATCGCTGTTGGAAATCGCCAGCGCCGCCGATGGCGACGTGCGCCGCGCATTGACGCTGCTGGAGATCGCTGCGGAACTGGCGACGGGCGAGGGCGGCGAGATCACTCCGCAGACGCTGCTGCAGGTGCTGGCCGACCGTACGCGCCGTTTCGACAAGAATGGCGAGCAGTTCTACGACCAAATTTCGGCGCTGCATAAATCCGTGCGCAGTTCCAATCCAGATGCGGCGCTGTACTGGTTGACGCGCATGCTCGACGGCGGTTGCGACCCAGCCTATCTGGCGCGGCGACTCACCCGTATGGCGATCGAGGACATCGGCTTGGCCGATCCACGCGCGCAAAGCATGGCGCTGGAAGCCTGGGATATTTATGAGCGTCTCGGTAGCCCGGAAGGCGAGCTGGCGTTCGCGCAACTGGTGCTGTACCTGGCCAGCACTGCCAAGTCCAACGCTGGCTATGTCGCCTTCAATCAGGCCAAGGCCGAGGTGCGCGCCACCGGCACCCAAGAGGTACCGTTGCATCTGCGCAATGCGCCGACCAAGCTGATGAAGACGCTCAATTATGGGCAGGACTATCAGTACGACCACGATGCCGAACGCGGGATCGCGCTGGACCAGACCGGTTTTCCGAATGCGATGGGCGAGCGGGTGTATTACAACCCGGTCCCGCGCGGACTTGAGATCAAGCTCAAGGAAAAGCTCGACCGGCTACGCCAGGCCAGGGAACAAGCGCGCGCGGAAAAGCACGGATCCAAGAGCCAGGCTTAA
- the lolA gene encoding outer membrane lipoprotein chaperone LolA, with protein MHCQLRYAVLATALFASTAFAGARQELDTFTRGLKALDGEFSQQVSDANGRVKERSNGRVALSAPRQFRWEYAKPYKQLIVADGKKVWLFDPDLQQVTVRAQGSEEQNSPLVALIDPARLDKQYDVSEEAAPRDGLQWLSLTPKVDTEASFQMALLGFGKDGLASMEVVDAVGQHTAISFSGWKRNPAFAADTFRYTPGKGVDVVGDAH; from the coding sequence ATGCATTGCCAGCTCCGTTATGCCGTCCTTGCCACTGCTCTGTTCGCCAGCACCGCGTTTGCAGGGGCGCGCCAGGAGCTGGACACATTCACGCGTGGCTTGAAAGCCCTGGATGGTGAATTCAGTCAGCAGGTGTCCGACGCCAATGGCCGGGTCAAGGAGCGCTCAAACGGGCGCGTGGCATTGTCGGCACCGCGCCAATTCCGTTGGGAATACGCCAAACCATACAAGCAGCTCATCGTCGCCGACGGCAAGAAGGTGTGGTTGTTTGATCCCGACTTGCAACAGGTGACCGTGCGCGCGCAAGGCAGCGAAGAACAAAACAGTCCGCTGGTTGCATTGATCGACCCGGCACGTCTGGACAAGCAGTACGACGTCAGCGAAGAAGCCGCGCCGCGTGACGGGCTGCAGTGGTTGTCGTTGACACCGAAAGTCGACACTGAAGCCAGCTTCCAGATGGCCTTGCTTGGCTTCGGCAAGGACGGCCTGGCCAGTATGGAAGTGGTGGATGCGGTGGGCCAGCACACTGCAATCAGCTTCAGCGGCTGGAAGCGTAATCCGGCGTTTGCTGCAGACACCTTTCGCTACACCCCAGGCAAAGGCGTGGACGTGGTCGGCGACGCGCACTAA